The Ichthyobacterium seriolicida sequence TCACTTATCCTCTAAATTTTACTGGGTCTACTTCTCCTTATTCTCAAACTATCACAATTAAAAATCAATATTTAAAGCCTTATGTTAAAAATTACACTGTAATAGTGACGCTTCTGTCAAAAGATTTTGTGTCAAAATGGAAAGTTGGGAGTAATAAGAAATTAAAATTACCCATAGATTATGATGGCACGTATGATTTTACTGTAGATTGGGGGGATGGTAAATCCGAAAGAATTACTTCTTGGACTAATAACACTCATACATATGAGAAAGAAGGTGAGTATACTGTGACAATCACAGGACAAATCGAAGGCTTTAACTTTGAAAAAATGTCAGAAAATGATGGAGGAATAACAATTCAATTAATAAGTATTTCATCTTGGGGGAATTTAAAATTTGGCAGTGATCAAGGAGGATATTTTAAATCTTGTTCTGAGTTGAAATCTCTACCTTCAGAGACTCCAAATTTAGAGGGAATTACTAATATGTCTTCAATGTTTTCAAATGCTACATCTTTCAACAGTGACATAAGTAATTGGGATGTTTCCAAAGTTACTAACATGTCTGGCATGTTTTTAGGCGCTACATCATTTAACTCTGATATAAGTAGTTGGGATATTTCCAAAGTTACTGACATGTCTGGCATGTTTTCAAATGCTACATCTTTTAATCAAGATTTAACAAGTTGGAATACTTTTAATGTTACTAATATGTC is a genomic window containing:
- a CDS encoding BspA family leucine-rich repeat surface protein; its protein translation is MYNVRVYKEPRITELKFSKDQNTGANFPSSIEEYIGTVNEENNTITVTVANQVNISSLNASISGDNISSLITYPLNFTGSTSPYSQTITIKNQYLKPYVKNYTVIVTLLSKDFVSKWKVGSNKKLKLPIDYDGTYDFTVDWGDGKSERITSWTNNTHTYEKEGEYTVTITGQIEGFNFEKMSENDGGITIQLISISSWGNLKFGSDQGGYFKSCSELKSLPSETPNLEGITNMSSMFSNATSFNSDISNWDVSKVTNMSGMFLGATSFNSDISSWDISKVTDMSGMFSNATSFNQDLTSWNTFNVTNMSRMFSNATSFNGYLNNFEVYNVTDMASMFNEATSFNKSLSNWQVGNVTDMTNMFGGAIKFNQDISQWEIHTRNKMTSMFSGATSMTEEYKPQKN